One segment of Arcanobacterium phocae DNA contains the following:
- a CDS encoding DUF2314 domain-containing protein translates to MTTTNTTREWELWDAEELAAQLDDFTIPTPEERAAVQPGDIVKLVFGLVNPEGEVAAERMWVIVDGQDAAGYVGTLDTDPEFISSLEAGDEIQFSSDHIIEIFDEEAYQAGSGGCGGNCNCSCGK, encoded by the coding sequence GTGACCACCACTAATACCACCCGCGAATGGGAACTGTGGGACGCTGAAGAGTTAGCTGCCCAACTAGACGATTTCACTATTCCAACGCCGGAAGAACGGGCGGCCGTACAACCTGGAGACATCGTCAAACTGGTATTCGGTCTAGTGAATCCTGAAGGTGAAGTTGCTGCTGAACGTATGTGGGTCATCGTCGACGGCCAAGACGCTGCTGGTTATGTCGGCACGTTGGACACTGATCCAGAATTTATTTCGTCCCTAGAAGCAGGCGACGAGATTCAGTTCAGCTCAGACCACATCATTGAGATCTTTGACGAAGAAGCCTACCAAGCTGGTAGCGGCGGCTGCGGCGGAAACTGCAACTGCAGTTGTGGTAAGTAA
- a CDS encoding class I SAM-dependent methyltransferase, translating into MNRLDQLIIAQAYETGWQPDQPAYVVDDPTGSLLAHLLDNASTVTVLSDSHSQVHDACDYATRNGQRQKLCARGIDGPLELNAFLQSTVEPEASHGVVVTRLPKSRTHLDYLAHCTARAGVGAFVGAHNTKHMTRAQNQILATYYATEHASRGSGKFRALCATKPLPNLPEPQPHHAGHLYAIGATFAGSQADHGGQLLATTAIADWATPPRTILDFGCGNGAVSYLVAQHNPATTIIATDISADAVTSTQLTLVPYRERTTVTWDTSARSIAENDVDAVLLNPPFHDGFSIDDTLVDELLAAAQRVLKPGGAIYVVYNSHLRYRLRIGQLFTDVVQLARDSRFTIVRGHKL; encoded by the coding sequence GTGAATAGACTAGACCAACTCATCATCGCGCAGGCGTATGAAACTGGCTGGCAACCAGACCAACCGGCCTATGTCGTCGATGATCCGACTGGCTCGCTACTTGCTCACCTGCTCGACAATGCTTCCACAGTCACTGTGCTCAGCGATTCACATTCTCAGGTACACGATGCATGTGACTACGCTACCCGTAATGGGCAACGCCAAAAGCTCTGCGCCCGAGGAATCGATGGGCCGCTAGAACTCAACGCTTTCCTGCAAAGCACCGTTGAGCCGGAAGCCAGCCACGGCGTCGTCGTCACTCGACTACCAAAGTCACGCACACATCTTGACTATCTTGCGCACTGCACTGCGCGCGCCGGAGTCGGAGCATTCGTCGGCGCACACAACACCAAGCACATGACTCGAGCCCAAAACCAGATCCTAGCAACGTACTATGCGACCGAGCACGCCAGCCGCGGATCAGGAAAATTCCGAGCCCTCTGCGCCACTAAACCACTTCCAAACCTGCCTGAGCCCCAACCACACCACGCCGGTCACCTCTATGCCATCGGTGCTACATTTGCTGGCAGCCAAGCAGACCACGGTGGACAATTGCTTGCCACCACTGCCATCGCCGACTGGGCAACACCGCCTCGCACGATTCTTGATTTCGGCTGCGGAAACGGGGCCGTGAGTTATCTGGTTGCCCAACACAATCCGGCAACCACCATTATTGCCACCGATATTTCAGCCGATGCCGTAACGTCAACCCAGCTCACACTCGTCCCATACCGCGAGCGCACAACCGTCACCTGGGACACCTCGGCGCGAAGCATTGCCGAAAACGACGTCGACGCCGTCCTCCTCAACCCGCCATTCCACGACGGATTCTCTATCGACGACACCCTCGTGGACGAACTATTGGCCGCGGCCCAGCGCGTACTAAAACCTGGTGGCGCCATCTACGTTGTGTACAACTCGCACCTGCGCTACCGGCTCCGCATCGGGCAGCTGTTTACCGACGTCGTCCAGCTGGCCCGCGATAGCCGTTTCACCATCGTACGTGGGCACAAACTATAA
- a CDS encoding sensor histidine kinase — MTSRREYAMGLFMALIWLVFLVFPIHFISIGPYSATIRIIGYALTAVFALLNSTTWFLAYAQRMKNHLLWLYIVSFTILFAITITMLALFAVAGFSFFPYLASLTGMFVPLLPGAIIMVVLAAIIEVAGWLLGTAGDAHALLMVSLGVFAMTAGSRFFDRASQEKQIAVAHEAISAERSRVARDVHDVVGHSLTIISLKSQLALRLLDSDPERARAELTEISDLTRAAITEVRTTVSGLRMQLLSDELRNAIRVLEDAHISVSVVGSAEDVDPRFRFVFSWVVREAATNILRHAHASHVRCEMTSTSISIIDDGVGITQPAGNGLTGLSERITEVGGRLDVVAADPGTRITAVMDVRTKQ, encoded by the coding sequence ATGACTTCTCGCCGCGAATACGCCATGGGCCTGTTTATGGCTCTTATCTGGCTAGTTTTCCTTGTTTTCCCGATCCATTTCATTAGCATCGGCCCATATTCAGCTACGATTCGCATCATCGGCTACGCGCTCACTGCCGTATTCGCCCTCCTCAATTCCACCACCTGGTTTTTGGCATACGCCCAGCGCATGAAGAACCATCTACTCTGGCTCTATATCGTTTCATTCACCATTCTTTTTGCCATCACAATAACGATGCTGGCTCTTTTTGCAGTCGCTGGTTTTTCGTTTTTCCCGTATCTAGCATCTCTGACTGGGATGTTTGTTCCGCTACTCCCCGGTGCAATTATCATGGTTGTCCTCGCCGCAATCATAGAGGTTGCTGGCTGGCTACTCGGCACCGCTGGTGACGCTCATGCTCTCCTCATGGTGTCACTTGGCGTGTTCGCTATGACTGCTGGCTCAAGGTTTTTCGATCGGGCCTCCCAGGAAAAACAAATCGCGGTAGCCCACGAAGCAATATCGGCTGAGCGTAGCCGAGTTGCCCGCGATGTGCATGACGTGGTGGGACATTCACTCACGATCATTTCGCTTAAGTCACAGCTGGCGTTGCGATTGCTCGATTCTGATCCGGAGCGGGCGCGCGCAGAGCTCACCGAGATCTCGGACTTGACTCGCGCCGCGATTACTGAGGTACGCACAACGGTCTCTGGTCTGCGCATGCAGTTGCTTTCGGACGAGCTGCGCAACGCTATCCGGGTGCTCGAAGATGCCCATATTTCAGTGTCAGTTGTGGGGTCAGCGGAGGATGTCGATCCGCGATTCCGTTTTGTTTTTTCGTGGGTTGTACGTGAAGCGGCAACAAACATTTTGCGTCATGCTCATGCCAGTCACGTAAGATGTGAAATGACGTCAACCAGCATTTCGATTATCGACGACGGCGTAGGCATCACTCAGCCTGCCGGAAACGGTTTGACGGGATTGAGTGAGAGGATCACCGAGGTAGGTGGCCGGCTCGATGTGGTAGCCGCTGATCCTGGGACACGGATAACAGCAGTCATGGATGTGAGGACAAAACAATGA
- a CDS encoding ABC transporter ATP-binding protein yields MGNLSIQNVRKTYRTPTCNVTAVDGVTATIPAGQILAILGPNGAGKTTLLDMILGLNDPTSGTITIDGLSPHAAIRAGNVSALLQTGGLLATMSVHETLTYIAAAYRVTKNITRERITDVVNQTQLTPLLNRKIGKLSGGEQQRVKFALALLPDPSLLILDEPTTGMDVNARHEFWDAMRTQTSHGRTIIFATHYLQEAENFADRIILMNRGRIIADGPTNQIRAIAGVRHLKASIANVSRAETARLQAAFSATVADNILTCATANSDSLARELLHAGASNLEIVPSSLDDAFASLIAADAQPKEN; encoded by the coding sequence ATGGGAAACCTCAGCATACAGAACGTGCGGAAAACCTATCGCACACCCACCTGCAACGTTACCGCCGTCGACGGCGTCACCGCCACCATCCCGGCCGGACAAATCCTCGCCATCCTAGGCCCCAACGGCGCCGGGAAAACCACACTACTGGACATGATCCTCGGCCTGAACGATCCAACCTCCGGGACTATCACGATAGATGGACTCAGCCCACACGCCGCAATCCGCGCTGGCAACGTCTCTGCCCTCCTGCAAACCGGCGGTCTACTGGCAACCATGAGCGTCCACGAAACCCTCACCTATATTGCCGCCGCCTACCGCGTCACAAAAAACATCACCCGCGAGCGCATCACCGACGTCGTCAACCAAACACAACTCACCCCGCTGCTGAACCGAAAAATCGGCAAACTATCTGGCGGCGAACAACAACGAGTCAAATTCGCACTCGCACTTCTGCCTGACCCATCACTCCTCATCCTGGACGAACCCACCACCGGAATGGACGTCAACGCACGGCACGAATTTTGGGATGCCATGCGCACGCAAACCAGCCACGGCAGAACAATCATCTTCGCCACCCACTATCTACAGGAAGCTGAAAATTTCGCCGACCGCATCATCCTCATGAACCGGGGACGCATCATCGCCGATGGACCCACCAACCAGATCCGCGCCATCGCCGGCGTCCGCCACCTCAAAGCCAGCATTGCGAATGTTTCCCGAGCAGAAACGGCACGGCTCCAGGCCGCATTCAGCGCCACCGTGGCAGATAACATCCTGACCTGTGCAACAGCCAACTCCGATAGCCTCGCCCGTGAACTCCTTCATGCCGGAGCTAGCAACCTCGAAATCGTCCCGTCCTCCCTCGACGACGCCTTCGCATCCCTTATTGCCGCCGACGCCCAACCGAAAGAAAACTGA
- a CDS encoding SAF domain-containing protein gives MTTVVRPQRIRAKMWQWRWVGFFALCAVVIQQILALVAASQPAEYQIVAARNSFPAGYELTNDDIELIPIHAVLPGMSTDTAEIVGHHLLVPVNAGEAIGPNQVLSPQTIEQAAPGFVIAPVVLADTGGLAMLHTGNYVDLFAPVPDSFSDSPQDAQLVARHIRVAGIAQNSGEKSFLHNVPDTMNFFLEIPDSTIKVVLGTGSRAPLIAVLSGASQ, from the coding sequence ATGACTACTGTTGTTAGACCCCAGCGAATCCGGGCAAAAATGTGGCAATGGCGTTGGGTTGGGTTCTTTGCGCTTTGTGCTGTTGTCATCCAACAAATACTGGCACTTGTAGCTGCATCGCAGCCCGCAGAGTACCAGATCGTTGCCGCACGTAACTCGTTTCCCGCTGGCTACGAACTCACCAATGACGATATTGAGCTGATACCCATACACGCTGTCTTGCCGGGAATGAGCACAGACACAGCAGAGATCGTAGGCCATCATCTTCTTGTTCCTGTCAACGCAGGCGAGGCAATCGGGCCGAATCAAGTGCTATCGCCACAAACTATTGAACAGGCAGCGCCAGGATTTGTCATTGCCCCGGTTGTGTTAGCTGATACCGGCGGGTTGGCCATGCTCCATACCGGTAACTATGTGGATCTATTTGCTCCAGTGCCGGATTCTTTCTCAGACAGTCCTCAAGATGCTCAATTAGTGGCTCGTCATATTCGAGTTGCCGGGATAGCGCAAAACTCTGGCGAAAAGAGTTTCCTTCATAACGTGCCTGACACCATGAATTTCTTCCTCGAAATTCCAGATTCAACTATTAAAGTTGTTCTAGGTACCGGATCTCGTGCTCCACTTATTGCAGTTCTTTCTGGTGCTTCACAATAA
- a CDS encoding 5-formyltetrahydrofolate cyclo-ligase, translating to MNSALTLPDTVGMDVEEAKQAIRAVIRDRRKAKAHLFSDEWVESALAFTHGFSTVACYVSLETEPPTAAVLDALADSGKKILLPKLGPGLTRAWAEYRGRDDLELLAPGRPPEPSGDAYSNDILTSVDAMIIPGLALSHAGQRMGQGGGWYDRALKTPQITHRIAQMIFPWEFVDRSLPQDDLDVLIPFALLPEGWVTTEAATTI from the coding sequence ATGAATTCAGCGTTGACATTACCTGACACTGTTGGCATGGATGTTGAGGAAGCTAAACAGGCTATCCGTGCCGTTATTCGGGATAGGCGTAAGGCTAAGGCACATCTTTTTTCTGATGAATGGGTAGAATCTGCATTGGCTTTTACCCATGGTTTTAGCACCGTCGCATGCTATGTTTCGTTGGAAACTGAGCCTCCTACTGCTGCAGTTTTGGACGCGTTGGCAGATTCTGGGAAAAAGATTTTGTTACCAAAACTTGGGCCGGGCCTCACTCGTGCTTGGGCTGAGTATCGTGGCCGTGACGACTTGGAGTTGTTGGCTCCTGGCCGACCACCAGAACCGTCTGGTGACGCGTATTCGAACGATATTTTGACCTCTGTTGACGCAATGATCATTCCAGGTTTGGCGCTTTCTCACGCGGGACAACGGATGGGTCAAGGCGGCGGTTGGTATGATCGCGCGCTAAAAACTCCGCAGATAACTCATCGGATTGCGCAAATGATTTTTCCGTGGGAATTTGTGGATCGGTCTTTGCCACAAGATGACTTGGATGTGTTGATTCCATTCGCTTTGCTTCCAGAAGGCTGGGTTACAACTGAAGCAGCCACTACTATCTAA
- a CDS encoding Rib/alpha-like domain-containing protein translates to MGTKYNITSIILFTGLLLGTSPPAFAANNVEVGFTTTLAELKAAVSDPATQSVTFTADNSFNGGLVIDHPMTFTINDGVDVTFDGSNVADKTGLDITSEFTLINNGNLIIEHFAGYGMKINQKVPGQEVTVRGDGADGSSIHIGPTRGYGINGQLIRGPFTVSDTSLTVSPGPDTAEGPIIFARNGGADTQASATFNNSTVTIDHSSKTSVWRAAFYSERPIVFRNSIVHSTTVRNYNMSFVAGAAVDFSDSLVTLVTTPDAVSSGFFAKPFVSINTANNSVGITNSTITSEIAVAGTHQAFQFQDATYTIDSSTVIGDSLGVDYKQKVGSHLTIVGDSRVDIPGTSMPNSKIATVIDGGTVVLPAGAVAKNSLGQDLHEFISGADSTSVNVNCGTLQYTYPVTHTSADQHKHVWAPAVNVDYYTSTTDPDYTEHRLLIAGTSIVEPLNEAEFFTSPEVPAGLTGKFVAFDPESMPGTEFTPDSTVCTDTKVTFNLSALPITPIPDVATTDLTVHVGDTVPATDGLVDLPAGARAEIITPAQTSAAGNTTQTVKITFGDGSTRIKVINVNVIDQPAPTDPIVIETPMPSESSSVLAKTGFSLGFTGLVSGILLASGAGIMLVAKRRRRV, encoded by the coding sequence ATGGGAACTAAATATAATATCACGTCCATCATTCTGTTTACTGGCCTTTTGTTAGGGACGTCACCGCCCGCTTTTGCCGCCAACAACGTCGAGGTAGGCTTTACCACCACTCTTGCTGAACTTAAAGCTGCAGTTAGCGATCCAGCCACCCAATCAGTCACGTTTACTGCCGATAACTCATTTAATGGTGGCTTAGTTATTGATCATCCGATGACGTTCACGATCAACGATGGTGTTGACGTAACATTTGATGGTTCTAATGTTGCCGATAAGACCGGTCTAGATATCACATCGGAATTTACCTTAATTAATAACGGCAATCTGATTATCGAACACTTCGCTGGCTATGGCATGAAGATTAACCAGAAGGTGCCTGGCCAAGAGGTAACTGTGCGCGGGGATGGCGCTGATGGAAGCTCAATCCATATCGGTCCCACTCGTGGTTATGGCATCAATGGCCAGCTGATTCGAGGACCGTTCACGGTTAGTGACACATCACTGACTGTCTCGCCCGGACCAGATACTGCCGAAGGCCCAATCATTTTTGCTCGGAATGGCGGAGCAGATACGCAAGCCAGCGCAACTTTTAACAATTCGACGGTCACTATTGACCACAGTAGTAAGACGTCCGTGTGGCGAGCAGCTTTTTACTCTGAACGCCCGATTGTTTTCCGGAACTCTATCGTTCATTCCACGACGGTACGCAATTACAACATGTCGTTTGTTGCGGGAGCTGCGGTAGATTTCTCTGATTCACTGGTTACACTGGTAACGACTCCCGACGCTGTTTCAAGTGGTTTCTTCGCGAAACCATTTGTATCTATCAATACTGCGAACAATTCAGTTGGGATTACGAATAGCACGATTACCAGTGAGATCGCCGTAGCGGGCACTCACCAGGCTTTCCAATTTCAGGACGCTACATACACCATTGATAGCAGTACCGTCATCGGCGATTCACTCGGCGTTGATTACAAGCAAAAAGTCGGCTCGCACCTGACCATCGTTGGTGATTCCAGAGTTGATATCCCCGGAACGAGCATGCCAAATAGCAAAATTGCCACTGTGATTGACGGCGGAACTGTCGTTCTTCCAGCGGGTGCAGTTGCCAAGAATTCTCTTGGACAAGACTTGCACGAGTTCATTTCTGGGGCCGATTCGACGTCGGTCAACGTTAATTGCGGAACTCTTCAATATACTTATCCAGTCACTCACACGTCAGCCGATCAGCATAAGCACGTATGGGCGCCCGCAGTTAATGTGGACTATTACACCAGCACAACAGATCCAGATTATACCGAACATCGGTTGTTGATCGCCGGTACCTCAATCGTAGAGCCACTCAACGAAGCTGAATTCTTCACGAGTCCCGAGGTTCCTGCTGGATTAACCGGAAAATTTGTTGCTTTTGATCCTGAGTCAATGCCAGGTACAGAATTCACTCCCGATTCGACGGTGTGCACAGACACTAAGGTGACATTCAACTTAAGCGCGTTGCCGATTACTCCAATCCCGGATGTGGCCACGACAGATCTCACCGTTCATGTTGGTGACACAGTTCCAGCAACTGATGGGCTGGTTGATCTGCCAGCCGGCGCTCGGGCAGAAATTATTACTCCGGCACAAACATCTGCAGCCGGAAACACAACCCAAACCGTCAAAATCACATTTGGCGACGGCTCAACACGTATCAAAGTCATCAATGTGAACGTTATTGACCAGCCAGCACCCACCGATCCCATTGTAATCGAAACACCCATGCCGTCAGAGTCTTCATCTGTTTTAGCAAAAACCGGATTTTCGTTGGGATTTACTGGGCTAGTGTCAGGAATTCTGCTCGCCTCAGGAGCCGGCATCATGCTCGTCGCCAAACGGCGCAGGAGGGTGTGA
- a CDS encoding DsrE family protein, whose amino-acid sequence MSDIKLVFHVNENNRWPFTIRSVDNFLLHSGIEGTNVTVVANGEAVRSFSQLDVEPHRMSRIRELAEKGVQFLVCNTGLEQRQVNKDMVPEFCTIVPAGIVEIARLQTEGYGYVKA is encoded by the coding sequence ATGTCCGATATAAAACTCGTCTTCCACGTCAACGAAAACAATCGTTGGCCCTTTACAATCCGATCAGTAGACAACTTCCTTCTCCACTCCGGCATTGAAGGAACGAATGTCACCGTCGTCGCCAACGGCGAAGCTGTTCGATCGTTCTCCCAACTCGACGTCGAACCACACCGTATGTCACGCATCCGCGAACTAGCCGAAAAAGGCGTCCAATTCTTAGTGTGCAACACCGGGCTCGAACAACGCCAAGTTAACAAAGATATGGTCCCCGAATTCTGCACCATCGTGCCTGCTGGAATAGTCGAAATCGCACGCCTACAAACCGAAGGTTACGGCTACGTCAAAGCCTAA
- the mscL gene encoding large conductance mechanosensitive channel protein MscL codes for MLKGFKEFINKGNVIDLAVAVIIGAAFAPVISSLTEKIIMPLISAIFGQPKFDDLGEFHIGNTAIQPGFFITAVVNFLIVSAVIYFCVVLPMNAFKKRKKQEEAPTPIPENVALLTEIRDLLAQR; via the coding sequence GTGCTCAAAGGTTTTAAAGAGTTCATTAACAAAGGCAATGTAATCGATCTGGCTGTGGCAGTTATTATCGGTGCTGCTTTCGCTCCAGTCATCTCATCCTTGACTGAAAAGATTATTATGCCGCTGATTTCAGCAATTTTTGGTCAACCTAAGTTTGACGATCTTGGCGAATTCCATATCGGAAACACCGCCATCCAGCCTGGTTTCTTTATCACTGCAGTAGTCAACTTTCTGATCGTCTCGGCAGTAATCTACTTCTGTGTTGTCCTACCAATGAACGCTTTTAAAAAGCGTAAGAAGCAAGAAGAAGCACCAACGCCAATTCCAGAAAATGTTGCGTTACTAACCGAGATCCGTGATCTGTTAGCACAGCGCTGA
- a CDS encoding response regulator transcription factor, with protein MIRVLIADDQALVRGALSALLNLEDDIEVVCEVGRGDEVMTAVRTHRPDVALIDIEMPGRDGIAVTQELAESQLPTRVLIVTTFGRPGYVHRALAAGAYGFVVKDTPAQELAQAIRQVHAGNRVVDPVLATQSLFEGVNPLTEREQEILRVAANGATIAEIARHVYLSEGTVRNHLSAAIGKTGAETRAQAAVIARERGWL; from the coding sequence ATGATTCGAGTGCTGATTGCTGACGATCAGGCGCTGGTTCGTGGCGCGCTGAGTGCTCTGCTCAATCTGGAAGACGATATTGAGGTGGTGTGTGAGGTCGGCCGGGGTGATGAGGTTATGACGGCGGTTCGTACTCACCGGCCAGATGTGGCATTGATAGATATTGAGATGCCCGGACGGGATGGGATTGCAGTCACCCAGGAGCTCGCAGAGTCGCAGCTACCCACCCGGGTGCTGATCGTGACGACGTTCGGCCGGCCAGGCTATGTCCATCGAGCGCTGGCAGCTGGCGCCTATGGGTTTGTGGTGAAGGATACCCCCGCACAAGAGTTAGCTCAAGCGATTCGCCAAGTTCATGCGGGAAATCGAGTGGTTGACCCGGTGCTGGCTACACAGTCGCTGTTTGAAGGAGTCAATCCGCTCACCGAACGCGAGCAAGAGATTTTGCGAGTTGCCGCCAATGGTGCGACTATCGCCGAGATCGCACGGCACGTTTATCTCTCCGAAGGCACGGTTCGTAACCATCTATCGGCGGCGATCGGAAAGACTGGAGCGGAGACTCGTGCCCAGGCAGCAGTGATTGCGCGCGAGCGCGGCTGGTTATAG
- a CDS encoding ABC transporter permease → MNATLIRSDVLRFLRAPEALFFTIGLPILMYIIFGGTAEYGEMPIGHGNINMAVLINMSIYAVAQAAVGYTGTAAVDRLQGWGRQLALTPLTSGNIIVNRILSAFLISTITFTSLLIVGIPMGAQLPTLRLLAVWGISYLSVLLFACYGLAVAYSFKAETAVSISSGLLVLFSFAGNLFAPLSGTLLSVARFTPMWGVGELARYPLTDGQMYDANGALYSTPLWYALANIVAWLAIFSVFALLAARRNQER, encoded by the coding sequence ATGAACGCAACACTCATTCGCTCCGACGTCCTCCGTTTTCTCCGCGCGCCCGAAGCCCTGTTCTTCACCATCGGCTTGCCAATCCTCATGTACATCATCTTCGGCGGAACTGCCGAATACGGCGAAATGCCCATCGGGCACGGCAACATCAACATGGCAGTCCTCATTAATATGAGCATCTACGCCGTTGCACAAGCTGCTGTTGGCTACACCGGTACGGCCGCAGTTGACCGGCTCCAAGGCTGGGGCCGACAACTCGCACTCACTCCGCTGACCTCCGGAAACATTATCGTTAATCGAATATTGTCGGCATTCTTGATCTCAACCATCACGTTCACTTCGCTCCTCATCGTAGGGATTCCAATGGGAGCCCAGCTTCCGACGCTTCGACTCCTAGCAGTCTGGGGTATCAGCTATCTGAGCGTTTTACTCTTCGCGTGTTACGGGCTTGCCGTTGCCTACTCATTTAAGGCCGAAACCGCTGTCAGCATTTCATCTGGCCTGCTGGTGCTCTTTTCGTTTGCTGGAAATCTCTTCGCACCGCTGTCTGGCACACTGCTGTCGGTTGCTCGATTCACCCCGATGTGGGGAGTTGGCGAACTAGCACGCTATCCCCTCACCGATGGGCAGATGTATGACGCCAACGGAGCGCTCTACAGCACCCCGCTCTGGTATGCCTTGGCAAATATTGTTGCGTGGCTGGCTATTTTCAGCGTGTTTGCCCTCTTAGCAGCCCGACGAAACCAGGAACGCTAG
- a CDS encoding molybdopterin molybdotransferase MoeA, which yields MKSVADHLADCLAIATPLPAFTVTLHDSVGTILADNVRSLVDVPATNLAGRDGYAVRAVDVFGASATNPVTLPVISEIRADATDGQSIVKGACVRISSGAPMPHDSDAVVPIEMTNQGRAEVEIRATVEAGANVRLQAEDLSAGTIILEAGVRIGSRQVAMLASAGHSRVMVHPRPRVVIMSVGDELQEPGTSARRGRVFDANSHALASAVTDAGGDIFRVGSVPDDARQLRDMIEDQLVRADIIITTGGLSYGGGDTVKDVMHQLGDVRFDNVAMSPGRQLGVGRIGNTVVYCLPGNPVAAITNFEVFIRPSLRKMAGHSQIHRQAVKAKVIRGWESPDGQREFVRARVLGNPREGYQVEPTGDPRRPLLTALSAANCLAIVPETQRVVSVGDELVCEVLDR from the coding sequence ATGAAGTCTGTTGCAGATCATCTTGCCGATTGTTTAGCGATTGCCACGCCACTGCCGGCGTTTACTGTAACGCTTCACGATTCCGTCGGCACAATATTGGCAGATAACGTGCGCTCGCTCGTGGACGTACCGGCCACTAATCTAGCCGGCAGAGACGGATACGCAGTCCGTGCGGTAGATGTCTTTGGAGCAAGTGCAACAAACCCAGTGACACTGCCAGTTATCAGCGAGATTCGTGCAGATGCAACTGATGGACAGAGCATTGTGAAGGGTGCATGTGTCCGTATTTCGTCTGGTGCGCCGATGCCGCATGACAGCGATGCCGTTGTTCCTATCGAGATGACTAATCAGGGTCGCGCCGAGGTGGAAATTCGTGCCACCGTAGAAGCTGGAGCCAATGTGCGACTGCAGGCAGAGGATCTTAGCGCCGGCACAATTATTCTCGAAGCTGGTGTGCGTATCGGCTCGCGGCAGGTTGCGATGTTAGCTTCTGCTGGTCATTCTCGAGTCATGGTCCATCCGCGGCCGAGAGTAGTTATCATGTCGGTTGGCGATGAGCTGCAAGAGCCAGGAACGAGTGCACGTCGTGGTCGAGTGTTTGATGCTAACTCCCATGCGTTAGCATCAGCAGTTACTGATGCTGGCGGGGATATTTTCCGAGTGGGTTCGGTGCCTGACGACGCGCGGCAGTTGCGCGATATGATCGAAGACCAACTGGTTCGCGCGGACATCATCATTACGACCGGCGGATTGTCCTACGGCGGTGGCGACACGGTCAAAGACGTTATGCATCAGTTAGGTGATGTGCGGTTTGATAATGTGGCAATGTCGCCCGGACGTCAGCTGGGTGTGGGGCGGATTGGCAATACAGTTGTCTACTGTCTGCCCGGAAATCCGGTAGCGGCGATTACCAATTTTGAGGTCTTTATTCGTCCGTCGCTGCGAAAGATGGCTGGCCATTCCCAGATTCATCGCCAAGCCGTAAAGGCCAAGGTCATCCGCGGCTGGGAGTCTCCGGACGGCCAGCGTGAATTTGTTCGCGCCCGCGTTTTAGGTAATCCGCGGGAAGGATATCAGGTGGAGCCAACTGGCGATCCGCGACGTCCTTTACTAACTGCATTATCCGCGGCAAACTGCTTGGCGATCGTTCCGGAAACTCAGCGCGTCGTCTCGGTAGGCGACGAGTTGGTGTGTGAGGTGTTGGATCGCTAA
- a CDS encoding alpha/beta fold hydrolase encodes MTTLVFLHSPGQSPFDWREVADYLPPAWAIAAPDLRQCHTVDELCSIIDRDAMSVSDERIILISSGSSAIALAAFNERYAHRVEGLIAIKPRWKVSMRQRFTERKKPFLAVLRKTQIVKPADITELSHEDTQYPAQCAAALYRVITK; translated from the coding sequence GTGACAACCCTAGTATTTCTTCATTCGCCTGGTCAGTCACCCTTTGACTGGCGGGAAGTTGCTGACTATTTACCACCGGCATGGGCGATAGCTGCGCCAGATCTGCGGCAGTGCCACACCGTAGACGAACTGTGCTCAATTATTGACCGTGATGCGATGAGCGTATCTGACGAACGAATAATTCTCATAAGCTCTGGTTCTAGTGCAATCGCGTTAGCTGCATTTAATGAGCGTTACGCACACCGGGTTGAAGGGCTTATTGCTATTAAACCGCGCTGGAAGGTATCCATGCGGCAACGATTCACGGAGCGGAAAAAGCCATTTCTTGCTGTGCTGCGCAAGACTCAGATTGTTAAGCCGGCTGACATTACTGAGCTTTCCCATGAAGATACGCAATACCCGGCACAATGCGCTGCCGCACTATACCGGGTAATTACGAAGTAA